One Ostrinia nubilalis chromosome 4, ilOstNubi1.1, whole genome shotgun sequence DNA window includes the following coding sequences:
- the LOC135071401 gene encoding uncharacterized protein LOC135071401 yields the protein MISTLKDLTVESGCYQKCDYVEYETYVKYIRREKESASSSHYSWFLVHFADNSCMKYRREVLYSWDQMLANLGGIFGLCVGGSIISIIELLWFIIDLAYCVIITKKESRKRKLKKEEFASKLSFKFTNGSKKLSFSH from the exons ATGATATCCACGCTCAAAGACCTTACAGTTGAAAGTGGATGTTACCAAAAGTGCGACTACGTCGAGTACGAAACGTACGTGAAATACATCAGGCGGGAGAAGGAAAGCGC GTCGTCAAGCCACTACAGCTGGTTTCTGGTACATTTCGCCGATAACTCTTGCATGAAGTATCGGCGGGAGGTGCTTTACTCGTGGGACCAAATGCTAG CAAACCTCGGAGGGATATTCGGCCTCTGCGTGGGCGGGTCCATCATCAGCATCATAGAGCTGCTGTGGTTCATCATCGACCTCGCCTACTGCGTGATCATCACCAAGAAGGAATCTCGCAAGAGAAAGCTGAAGAAGGAAGAGTTTGCATCCAAATTGTCCTTTAAATTCACGAACGGTAGTAaaaaactatcctttagtcattAA